The nucleotide sequence TAACAGCACATGCTGCGTCAGTTTTCATCATCATGTGATATCTTGATAAATTacttgttttcacacatttctacGGAATTAAATATCCAAGCATTAGTGGAACtggatctgaaaaaaaatctggcagTGGATGGTTGTCAATGATTTTCTGTCTAAACTGCTGTGGATTACAACTCATTATCATACtcacttttttaaattgcaataaaaattcAAACTGATGAAGTTTGATGAGATGCTTTTGAAAAAGCCCGCattcgttgttgttgttgtaacaATGCTCCCGAGCATTTTAATCTTGCTCTGCTGAAAAACCTGTGAATTCCTTTCCTAAATATACATTCAAAAGGGATATACGATTGTGTGATAATAATCAGAGACATGTGACACCTATGAAAAAAGTACCAAACTGGctctgctaatgctaaacagCTTTCCTTTGCTGGGGCCATTGACTGTTGTATTGACTTCCAGGTCCTGATGATTAGGTGTCAGATTGGCACCTTTCAAGACAGACTTATGGACCAGAGGAAGAACCCTGATCCATATTTGCTGATTTCTGGATATCATATGGTCGTACTTTTCGAGTGGGATTAAATAAAACCAGAGTGCATTTGAACACATACACACGAGTCCCACAGCAAGGCAgtactcacattcacaccaggcGACTGCGACTTGGAAAACTTACCCAGTGGATCTCGTCTGGCAGGCCGAGGAGGGAGAGGTGTGTGCTCAACGTGGACCGCCGGCTTCGGCTGACTATCGAACCAGTCTCGATCCAGTCAGAGGGGAGCTAACCTGGGAGCTAGCTCAGCTGGCTAATTCACCAGCAGAACCACGTCTGAAAACAATAACAGCGTGACTCCTCGCCGGTTGCACCTCTTCCAAATCCTCCAGATTGAAAACCTCAATCTGGCCCCAGtgacatttttttatattaaagcGAGATTACACTCTACTGATGATAAGGATGGTGATGATAACGTGAAAACTGCCCTGAAAaatactgctgctgcttttgtgaTTCTTCTTCTCTCGTTGGTTATGCCAACTCACACTCTCTGAGCTCAGGAGCGCCCCCAGCGGCAGGATGACGGAATCACACAAGTTGGCGAGTTaacctcagttttttttttcagtgaacttTTCATGCATGCAAGACCTATCATACCTGTACTATAACATTTTGCCCCCATCATttatattttcatcatgtaagTCATGATAATcaaaagctatttttttcatatttacaaataaaaatttAGAAAATTCCTTAACCCTCCTTTTTTGGCcttcattgaaaaaaatgtcattgatGTGGAACATCatcaatgacatttttttaatgtgacgaATTAGAATAAATTACCATTATGTATTACTCTTACTAGATTTCAAAGTTACCCCATATTGCATGGCAGTGGCCTCCGCTGGtatgtgaatgggtgaatgtgatgcAGTGTAAAatgctttgggctctgctgtAGCAATGTAGAAAGCagtatataagtgtagtccattttaATGTGATACCTTTGCCCAGTTAATATCATGAGTGTGTCACAGTTTACTGCACTCTCTCGTAAACACGAGACATCCACACACTTGTACTTTCGCCCTTGCAGCTGTGTACAGACACCGAGGAACCTCCCAGAGCAGAGATAGCAGTGTGACAGAtaacagggagagagagggcacTGGGtgggtggcggtggtggtggtgtgtgtgtgtgtgtgtgtgtgttgcgagGAGATGGGTTCATCATGAAAGCATTCATTATTTACGAGGCTATTTCTAAACTTGGACAATGTTTTGACTTCACCAGGTGTCAATACTGTACCCATgaacaaaatgtgattttttttttcttttgcgaTTTGGAACATGACCCATATTATGATGTAGTATAAGTACATTGATGAAAATAGAAAATTCGGGACACAGTAATTTAAAATTTGGCATTTTGAGAATGGCAAAAAGGCCACATATGAAATTATTACAGCACTATTGAAGCACCTTCCCCAGAtttcaaaacattaaataaataaatgttcataccaatgaaagaaagaaataaagtaaGATTGTTTGACATAAAGGGGCAGATCACATAACTTTGGAATAATGAGAAACTTTGTCTtgggttgttgtgttttttcttttgttattgaataaattaaaagttaCAGACAaactaaagaaagaaagaaagaaagaaagaaagaaagaaagaaagaaagaaagaaagaaagaaagaattatttgtttttatatttattgtgACTTATATGTGAGACAGGATATGACGTAAAGGAAGTACTCCAAAGGGCGGGGTCTTTTGAAGAATCAGCCAATGAACGATGAGCACTTCTTTCACAACATTCCAATCGCtcccagccctcctcctcctcctcctcctcctcctcctccgcctgctcctgctcctctctgccgGACAGTCCTGTGTGGGGGTGTTTTCCTGTGACACGTAAACTCTGCATTTCACAGGCTCTTTCATTCCTCCTCGCAGGACACGTCCTCCCGGGGCAGGGAGTGCACAGAGACCCCCTGTCCCGCCCCGGAGCCCAGACCTGCCGAGACATGGAGGCACGAGACGCGATCGCAGGTGATGTTGTTATTAGCAAAGACAGCGTGTTGTTTATGTAACCTGATTATCTGTTATACGGTTGTTTCAGTCTGTACACGGCAGCTAAGTATTTTATAACTCGCGCATGTTTAAAATATAAGGTGTGTTTACTCCACGAGCCTTTACCTCTGGTGCTGGACATtactttttgtttgcttgtgtttCAACCAGGTGCTCTTGTGAGCAGTGATGGAGAAGAACACACTTCACCAAAGACAGAAGCTCCAGAAACAGAGCAATCACAAACCAAAACCAGGATGGAGAAGATCTTTGGGTTCAAGAAGGAGGACCTGAGTTCCTGGGAGAGCCTGGTGACCCTCCTGAACCGTCCCACTGATCCTGCATGTCTTGGCATCTTCCGCTGCTTGTTTGGTAAACGTGCTTAATCTGGCTCCAGGACATCTTGCTGTCTTACACCTTAAAAATAGTGCCTCTTCTTACCATGCTTCTCTCCCACAGGTTTGCTGATGGCTATAGACGTCACGCAGGAGCGTGGGCTCAGTCACCTAGACTACAAGTACCTGGATGGAGCCCCTGTCTGCCGCTTTCCCCtcttcaactttctgcagccGCTGCCACTGGACTGGATGTACCTGGTATATCTGGTTCTGTTCCTCGGTGGGTCACAGTCTTTGTTTTATGTGTGCGTTCACACCTGTTTTCCGAGGCTTGCTAGACTCAGGGACCcctctttttatgtcttttctgTCTGAGCGGATGCAGCAGTTTATAAGGGGGCTGACTCTCTGGGGGGGCATGACTGTGGTTAAGATTAAAGCACTGTGTCTGCTACACCTAGAATATTTTCACCTGGGGCACACAGCTCCCGTAAGACCTGTTCTGCCAGGCTTCTcatcagaaagtttttttttttttaagtttgatcATCAAAATGTGATTGAAGGAGACATTGATTCCCAAACTACTCCCAGTAAAGACGGCCTGGCATAGTTGCTGATTGACAtgattgctgtgtgtgtgtgactaacAGGAGCGTTGGGGCTGCTGAAGCAGTATTAAAAAAGTTCTATGAATTCCGTTTACCATTTAAAAACTGATCATAATGACGACAAGCTAACTGAACCAATAATGATCAACTAAAAGGAAATGATCTGGACTGCAAATCTGATGTTTCAGTATGCAAAAAAACCACCATGTGCACAATTTTCTTGATTCAGATGATGATTTTCCCCTAAAATCTAATCTCGTTTTCACATCATAAGGAAATACAAAATCATATAGTTTGCTGTAAATTTGAAATGCCTGTTTTATGTTTCCACATGCAAAATATTATATTACCATCAGCTCAATACATTTGTTTCACATAATCCATTaattcactgttgttttttaaatagaacattGTACATTATGATGCCAGGCAACTGCATGGCATGTCAAGCATTTGATGTATTTTGATTTATATAGTCAAACAGTACAGCTACAATTTATATTTAGTGGTTTTCTCATTCAAAAAGAGAATTTAATAGGCTTTAATGGTTTGTGGATAATCTGTTCTctaaattttatattttgtattGAACGTGAATAAATTTGAGCTTCATCTGTTTAAGGAAGTACAAAACAACAGTTAAAGATAGAATGTCACAGATAGAATGACACACAATGCTTAATAATAGCCTGATATAGTGACTGACTTgcttattttattcatatttgtaTCGAAGGCTCGCTGGGCATCATGCTCGGCTGTTTCTACCGCCTCTCTTGCCTCTTGTTCATCTCCACATACTGGTACATCTTCTTTCTGGACAAAACGACTTGGAACAATCACTCATACCTCTACGGCCTCATTGGGTTTCAGCTCACGCTCATGGATGGCAACAGATACTGGTGAGACAGTctttcatgtctgtgtgtgtttctatgtgtgtgtttctatgtgtATGCACTGATTAGTCATGTCTGTATGTGTCTTTCTGTAGGTCGATTGATGGATTGCGAAGGCCGTCCATAAGAAACGCTCATGTTCCTCTATGGAACTACACCTTGCTGAGGACACAggtttagtgttttgttttttttttttttgttttttttttttttatgtttgacaAAAATTTTGATGCGTTTTCTTTGATTTGGGAATTCCGACAGCTCACATCTGTGCTTGCTCTTGTCTACAGATATTTATCGTGTACTTCATTGCTGGAATCAAAAAGCTGGACGCTGATTGGGTGGAGGGATACTCCATGTCATACCTGGCACATCACTGGCTTTTCGATCCTTTCAAGTGGGTGTTATGTATTATTGAACCACCTTCGTCACTGCGTATTAAACCTTTGGCAAACCTCACTAATCAActtgtattttattcttttttcttccccagaGTGATTCTTCCTGTGGAGTTAGTAAGCCTGCTGGTGGTGCATGGAGGCGGTCTCATCCTGGATCTgactgctggatatctgctgtTTTTTGACGCCACGCGGCCTTATGCATTTTTCTTTGTCAGCTACTTCCACTGTATGAACTCTCAGCTGTTCAGCATCGGTCAGTGTGCCGCCTTTCTCTCTTATAAGCGCGTTTAAAGCTGCTTTGCTTCCCTAATGAGAACGTCTGTGCTTCCCAGGAATGTTCTCCTACACAATGCTGGCCACCAGTCCCCTCTTCTGCTACCCCGACTGGCCGAGAAGGTTTTTTGACCGTTTCCCATCGTTCCTGAAGGCAGTCCTGCCGCTCACGTCGGCGGAGCCCCAGCGCAGCACCTCCTGTGTTTACCAGGGCGACCAGACTTCAAGCGGTGAACGGCAGCAGGCCCCAGCTGCTCCGAAAGCCCCCAAACTGAGACTCAGGCACAAGCTGAGAGCCATCTTTACCATTCTCTATATTGCCGAGCAGTTTTTCATGCCCTACTCCCACTTCATCACGCAGGTACATGTTTAGAAAGATTGAACTTTCGTGCATATTGCTTTCATTCTTTGCTCTGAGATCATCCGTTTTCACTCTGAACAAAAGCTTTTTAGagtttatctgagttttcagttcGAGAGTTGCTCAATCAGAGTCAACAGTCATTTGTccacagcaaacagcagctcagACCGGCGAGGTCAGCAGACGAGTGGAAGATTTCGAAATCTCCATCATGCAGCCTCTGATAACCTGAACGTTTGGCGGTTTAATTCTGACGAAATGCTTAAACGGCTGTTCTGCTGTTCAGGGATACAACAACTGGACTAATGGCTTGTACGGATACTCTTGGGACATGATGGTTCACTCTCGAAGCCACCAGCATGTGAAGGTGACCTACAAAGATGGAAAAACGGGGGAAATCGGATACCTGAACCCGGGGGTGAGTCACACACCGCAGGTTCAACATGTTCCGTTTGAGCAATGCCACCTTTGTGGATCAATTTATTGTTGCCAAGTGTTTGAGACATCACCTTTTTACTGCCCATTTACAAGCGCCAACATGTTCTACCTCTTCTTCTCTGGATTAACCCGAGTGACTCACCACACAATGCGGTGTAATCCTGTTTGCGTGCTGTAGGTGTTCACACAGAGCCGTCGCTGGAAAGACCACGGAGACATGCTGAAGCAGTACGCCACGTGCCTGAGCCACTTCCTGCCGCGCTACAACATCTCCGAGCCCGAGATCTACTTCGACATCTGGGTGTCCATCAATGAGCGCTTCCAGCAGAGGTGTGTGGGAGCCTGTGTGCGGCGCCGTGCACGGTTCTGTGAGAGTGTTGAGGCTGAAATATCCTCTGGGCTTTTCGGTTCTTTTAAGGATCTTTGACCCCCGTGTTGACATCGTGAAGGCCGAATGGTCACCTTTCCGACCGAACCCCTGGCTGATGCCCCTGCTGGTTGACCTCTCACCCTGGAGGACGAAATTCCAGGAGATTGAGGGCAGCTTGGACAATCAGACCGAGATCGTCTTCATAGCTGATTTCCCAGGTTACAACCGTCTCCATTATTCATCATAAATAtgtgcattttctttcattatgtatatttattagggatgtgcgataccactttttttcagaccgataccaagtaggagtacttcatcttcagtactcaccgataccgatacttgcataccgatactttatacacataaaatttaaaataatgcaatgagattatttttgaaaatgaattttatttccaataaaaaagCAGCCCAgtcactatgtttaagtccaaaataatagtctgaaaaataaaacaagcaactgagtttgcacttatttaaatgaaattaagtgcaagataaaacaatttctctgagttttacactttacataaactaaggtttttaaatgtactaatttgaatgattttttttatgaactaaagtcaaagatagaacagcccctgagtttaaagagttgctcgtgttatttgtgtaGCTCtaggatctctgctcttcagtttctcggccttctgcagagtttgccgtcgagttgctgccggagttttctttcttccagcacaacagcgtcagactctcgtccacaagtttcgccctgaggtgtttcaacaaattactagtggtaaatgaacaacatcgcgcacctcctttagcaattttagcattgcagagttagcattctgcaaagctcggctcgttttcacttatataacagaatttccacaccggcggttctggtgagctgagcagccgttctggattcatcctgttgtctctgctctggatgaaactcatggagaagtcagcccgctgcagtgtagccctgcgcctgtcagcgctccagagaggagcttcttcctctttcatgtttgtcggcagcttgcatcccattcggttgcactaccgccaactgctggtgaggagggcttactacgcgtggggttttcttgccttgagtatcggcggctggcatcggtaggcttcacgagtacccgataccttgaaataaggccagtatcggcccgataccgatacctggtatcggtactcgcacatccctaatattTATTGTTGATCTTACTATGACTGCACTTCACCTGTTAGGCCTCCACTTAGAAAACTTTGTGAGTGAGGATCTGGGAAACACCAGCATCCACGTGCTGCAAGGCAACCTGAATGTGGAGAtagtggaggagaagaagaactaCACTGTGAAGCCTGGTGAGCAGATCAAGGTAAAAATGCACACCATCACAACAAACGGCGTTACCTTTCTAAAAGGAAAGACTCCAGTCGTCACTGTGGTGTGAATGTGTCCAGGTCCCTGCTGGAGCGTATCATAAGGTGTACACGGTGTCTGACGACCCGTCGTGCTACATGTACGTCTACGTGAACACCACCGAGGCGGCGCTGCAGGAGAACTTCACCAAGCTCTACGAACTCCAGGAGCGCGTTCGCAACGGGACAGGTGAGACGCTTCCAGCACCGATCAAACAGGTTGTCCTTCagagaaatactttattaatccttgGGGGAAATTTTTCTTAATGTAGCTCAGCATTCAAAGAAGACTGAATTAATAGCAAAGaagttaaaatatatatatatgatatgattaaaaaaatggtttaaaagATAAGTTGGATCTTGGACTTGTATTAAAAACCTTTTTCTAGATGTTTAGCAGtataaaagattaaatgaaataaGTTAAGTCATATTAACCCTCAGCAAAGATTAGAAATGGTCTCTTAGATGTTGGAATACAGCTGTAGTATTTGTTTATTGGAGGCTCGTTGAAACATGGAAGAAGTTCTTGTTCTACAGGTTGTTGCTCATGAACTTCAAGAATTCCGTAAATGCCTCAACTGTCATCTaataaatgaacaataaaggGTGTGGATAAACTGGAAATACACCTTAGTTAATATCGCACGTGTTTTTTGCTCTTGTTTATTTTCTAATTGACGCTCAATTGGTTTAGAGATTGGGAGTCCCTTGTGACTTTAAACACAGCTCTTTACGGTTTTCAACCTTGCTGAATGAATTCATGGCATGGTATTTCTTAATAAATGTAAAGAACATAAATAACTGTGACTCTAAACGTTCCAGCAGACTTGAGCGGTCCGTGTCTCGCCCACAGAAACCGAGCCTCTTCCTCCGGAGCTGCAGCCCCTCGTCGCCGCGGACGACGACGAGGGAGCGGAGGTCAACGCCACCGACCCCATCGTGAAGCTGTTCCTGAAGAGGCAGCGCAggatgaaggaggtgaagaagcGCAGAGAGGCCGGCGTGCTGGAGAGACTGGAGCGGTTTGCCGTCAAGAAATACTACACAATACGACGAGGGTACGCGTCTCCACAGAGCTCGTCCGGTCACGAAGGATTCATCTCATCAGCTCTGTTCACCTCTGTCCTTTTAGATTCCTGATGACGGCCATTGCAATGAGAAACCTGGCGGTGGGCCTTCCGCCGCTGGAGCAGCTGACCAGGGAGGTGGAGTTCGCCAACATGAAAGGACCTCAGGCGGAAGCCGCTCCAGACGAACGGCTCAAGGATGAAGTGGGTCACGGAGAACTTTAACGCCGCCCAGAACAGACATGCTCAGGTGTTTGATGCGCAGGCGCGTGCGTGTATCGACGTGCGCTTCCCCTGCCGGACTGTTACTTCACTGGGACATTTCCACCCAGGGATCCAAGGATTTAAGATTTTCTCCTCTCCTGAAATAGTTGGCATTCCAGAGGATGAATGTTTCTGTTACTGCTGCAAAACTGCTTTGTGAAAATTCAAGGAAACTTAATTAAAAATGATCTTACAGCTTTACTGACTGTTAAGatcatttcatgaaaataatATGCTGTGAAAGCTGCTTTGTTTTAAGTGAGACGTggggaaaacaggaaacttgTGATGGGGTGGGTTCAGTTTTCATGGAGACAGAATTCATTGAACctgctgattttgtttttaattccagTCTTCAATGATCAAAAGCCAACAGGTTTGCAGAGAGAGTGGGAATATACTGTTTTCAAGGAATATACTGTTTATCTTTAGTCCTATGATGTGACAAAATCACTTCATTACAGTCAATGGGGCTGCTACGCTATTGACAGAAttttctaagtttttttttttttaataaataaccATTGTTTTCAACAAttcaagtgttgcttcactTCTttaggtttattttttaaactcttgtGTCAGTATGAAGAGAACCATCTACAGTCATGACTTCCATCACACTGCAACAAGCAGAGCGGTGCTGGAAGTTTGACACAATTAAAGCCAACACGACAAATGTTGCTCGTGGAAATAACTTTATTGTTAGTATCTTACATAAAACCCTTTTTAAAGTGCTACAGTGGGATTTTTCCCTGTTCACTGTAGGTTGGTGGTATGGCACAGAAAAGACACTTCACATACACAACATTAGTTACACATCAAAGATACGATATAAATCTGTGAGATGGGTTTCTAGATGATTCACtttgttaaaacacaaaaatcttGAACTCTTTAGTGGAGTCTCGCTCTTCCAAGATGAACGTCATTCAGTACGAATGTGTCGTCGtcactgtggtgcagtggaggtCCAGTCACATCGGAAAGCTTCAAAAGGCTGGTCATCGTAACTACTGTCCCGAACAGTGAAGCACAACACGACAGCAGCACGAAACAGTCACTTGGGAGTGTTTTACACGTGGAGAggtttttgcagttttacatAATCAGtcacaataacaacaaagacattttactgatttcatattgcacagtgtttctctgtttctttaaatctagactttcacaaacaaatgaaacaaaaacactccgTGTCCCTTTACGTGCTGGGAGGAAGACTCCACTACTGGCACTAATGATAACGGGTTCCAGGCTGATCTTCAGTGAGTCGGATCAACATGCTCCTCAGTTTCACACAAACTGAGGTTAGCCAGTGGCTACGGTCACCGAGACGCCACTGCACAGAGTCTGGAGATGATTATTCTTATATTTGAGACCATTTACTAGGAGCAGGCTTGTTGACGACAACTTCATTTAAATATCTTCTGAAGAGATTTTACTTAAATGAGCCGTCAGTAGTGTCAGACGGTAACAGCGCTCTGACAGCGTCTCCACCTAGTGTTGCAAAAATGTGATAATCTCAAGAGGAAGGTGAAGGAAACCTAATAATTATAGATAATAATGTAGAAGAACCCTAGAGTTTGAAGTTATTATACTTCTTCAATCAGCATCTGAAACTCGTGACGTCTTTCTCCGCTGACAGCGTATTTCTGCCGAGTGGCGCTGTAGTTCACAAAATAAACAGGATCCACGTCACCGCCAACCATCGCTTTTTGAAGCTGTAGTTATCTCCAGCGACTGGCTCCATTTGGCAGCTCAAAAGGGAACTTCTGAAGGGAGAGAGGCCACAGCGGGAGTGGCTCCTCTCTGCCGGCAGGCCGTGACTCACTGAAGGCCACAGTCCAGCCAAATGCACTCTGCCACACTAACCTCCAGAGCTGCAATCTGCAGGTATTTCCTGTCTGGCTCTGACCTCAGGAACCAGTCACGatcttttattttcaatcatttttagCCCCTTCTTTTAGTGGATGGTTTAGCTGGGTATTGATGCCACTCATTATCCTCCcgagtaataaataaataaattcattattAGCTGCGTTAGTTATTTCATTATTCAACTAAACTTGTCAAACTGCTTCGTTGATGATTTCAGTCAAAAGTACCTTTTGAAAGTTACTGGTTGAAGAGATGATGGATGATTTAGTGTTCAGTGCTTAAAATGAGGTGATATGCTTTTACGGTCCTGATATTCTAAAAACAGAAAGCATCTTTTCGTTACACGACTCTGGAGACGTGGAGGCGGCTCAGTACGTCTTGCTAACGCGCCCCGTCTTTCCCGACACGGCGATGTGAAGCGTCCCTTCACGGCGGTGTCTCCTCTTTCAGGGCTCTACCTCGGCTGAAGGTCTGGATAGAAGACGCCGTGGATCACGCCCTCGATCACCACGTTGGAAAACACATCTGGAGGCGAGGagggaaatattaaaaaaggaCGTTCTCATTTAAAGAGCTGCAGTTCAAGCGAGGTTCCTCGCCCCTCTGGGGGGCACCAGAGAGCTTCAGGGGGATACATTCTTTCATGAATGGTTTAAGGAATTTAAATTGCAAATAAAAGCTATATTACAACAATTTTTTTCAGTGAGATTAACTGGATATAAACTAAGCTTCAGTGCAAGTTTCAATGAGTTGTCGTCCCCCTCATTTTAAACTCCTCCCTCtgctaaatgaatgaataatgcttTTAAACTCAGAGGAACTGGACCCACCGTGTGCAGGAGACAGCAGGTAGGGGTCTCGCAGGAACAGCAAGACGGGCTGATGTGAGAGTTTactggaaaattaaaaaaaacaccaaagacGAACAAGTCAGATCAATCGCATGAGCAAATAATTATGAAAACAGAGAACATAGCTTTGAAAAGGGAGTGAAGTTCAAGTGTAATGCAAACAGAGGCTGAAATGTTAAACAGGTTAAAGTTCAAAGAGAGAACGTGACTTCCAGCAGGTCACAACCCCATGATTCACCTCGACTCCTCAGATTCTGTGTCGAACGacctgaagggaaaaaaaacaaacagagaaaacaagtcATGCCACacagtcctcctctctctct is from Salarias fasciatus chromosome 7 unlocalized genomic scaffold, fSalaFa1.1 super_scaffold_4, whole genome shotgun sequence and encodes:
- the ggcx gene encoding vitamin K-dependent gamma-carboxylase; this encodes MEARDAIAGALVSSDGEEHTSPKTEAPETEQSQTKTRMEKIFGFKKEDLSSWESLVTLLNRPTDPACLGIFRCLFGLLMAIDVTQERGLSHLDYKYLDGAPVCRFPLFNFLQPLPLDWMYLVYLVLFLGSLGIMLGCFYRLSCLLFISTYWYIFFLDKTTWNNHSYLYGLIGFQLTLMDGNRYWSIDGLRRPSIRNAHVPLWNYTLLRTQIFIVYFIAGIKKLDADWVEGYSMSYLAHHWLFDPFKVILPVELVSLLVVHGGGLILDLTAGYLLFFDATRPYAFFFVSYFHCMNSQLFSIGMFSYTMLATSPLFCYPDWPRRFFDRFPSFLKAVLPLTSAEPQRSTSCVYQGDQTSSGERQQAPAAPKAPKLRLRHKLRAIFTILYIAEQFFMPYSHFITQGYNNWTNGLYGYSWDMMVHSRSHQHVKVTYKDGKTGEIGYLNPGVFTQSRRWKDHGDMLKQYATCLSHFLPRYNISEPEIYFDIWVSINERFQQRIFDPRVDIVKAEWSPFRPNPWLMPLLVDLSPWRTKFQEIEGSLDNQTEIVFIADFPGLHLENFVSEDLGNTSIHVLQGNLNVEIVEEKKNYTVKPGEQIKVPAGAYHKVYTVSDDPSCYMYVYVNTTEAALQENFTKLYELQERVRNGTETEPLPPELQPLVAADDDEGAEVNATDPIVKLFLKRQRRMKEVKKRREAGVLERLERFAVKKYYTIRRGFLMTAIAMRNLAVGLPPLEQLTREVEFANMKGPQAEAAPDERLKDEVGHGEL